A portion of the Betta splendens chromosome 2, fBetSpl5.4, whole genome shotgun sequence genome contains these proteins:
- the ank2b gene encoding ankyrin-2b isoform X1, which produces MGNTAMCKVCGSDKGLRTVGSLSDLDHNALPDYYCVDHFPLQPPLIVSDSNTSFLRAARAGNIDKVLEYLKGGVDISTCNQNGLNALHLAAKEGHMDLVQELLDRGAAVDSATKKGNTALHISSLAGQAEVVKTLVKRGADINAQSQNGFTPLYMAAQENHLDVVRYLLENGGNQSTATEDGFTPLAIALQQGHNQVVSVLLENDTKGKVRLPALHIAARKDDTKSAALLLQNDHNADVQSKMMVNRTTESGFTPLHIAAHYGNVNVATLLLNRGAAVDFTARNGITPLHVASKRGNTNMVCLLLDRGSQIDAKTRDGLTPLHCAARSGHDTAVELLLERGAPLLARTKNGLSPLHMAAQGDHVECVKHLLQHKAPVDDVTLDYLTALHVAAHCGHYRVTKLLLDKRANPNARALNGFTPLHIACKKNRVKVMELLVKYGASIQAITESGLTPIHVAAFMGHLNIVLLLLQNGASPDVSNIRGETALHMAARAGQVEVVRCLLRNGAMVDARAREDQTPLHIASRLGKTEIVQLLLQHMAHPDAATTNGYTPLHISAREGQVETASVLLEAGASHSLATKKGFTPLHVASKYGSLDVAKLLLQRHAPPDSAGKNGLTPLHVAAHYDNQKVALLLLDKGASSHAMAKNGYTPLHIAAKKNQMEIATVLLQYGAETNILTKQGVTPLHLASQEGHADMAALLMSKGAQVNIPTKSGLTALHLAAQEDKVAVAEILARNGANLDQQTKLGYTPLIVACHYGNAKMVNFLLQNGANVNAKTKNGYTPLHQAAQQGNTHIINVLLQYGAKPNAITVNGNTALGIARRLGYISVVDTLRVVTEEIITTTTTVTEKHKLNVPETMTEVLDVSDEEGCQFTVGTTASQSNHSEDTMTGDGGEYLRAEDLRELGDDSLPGQYLDGMNYLRFSLEAGRTDSSDRSFTPTHHSYYSPKHEGLMEELLTSHQVSSLTRENERDSYRLSWGTENLDNVALSSSPIHSGHSSPCHDHGDHSSFLVSFMVDARGGAMRGCRHNGLRIIIPPRKCSAPTRVTCRLVKRHRLATMPPMVEGEGLASRLIEVGPSGAQFLGKLHLPSAPPPLNEGESLVSRILQLGPPGTKFLGPVIVEIPHFAALRGNERELVILRSETGESWKEHHCEHTQEELNQILNGMDEELDTPEELERKRICRIITRDFPQYFAVVSRIKQDSNLIGPEGGILSSTVVPQVQAVFPEGALTKRIRVGLQAQPVGVDVVRKILGNKATFSPIVTLEPRRRKFHKPITMTIPVPKSNSDPVLNGFGGDTPTLRLLCSITGGTTPAQWEDITGTTPLTFINDCVSFTTNVSARFWLIDCRQVQESVNFSTQVYREIICVPYMAKFVIFAKTHDPIEARLRCFCMTDDKIDKTLEQQENFTEVARSRDVEVLEGKPIYADCFGNLVPLTKSGQHHLFSFFAFKENRLALFIKIRDNTQEPCGRLSFMKEPRNYRSLTQNAICNLNITLPSYCKESDSDQEQEEETSRTRDKYEETETSVLKSELIREPDLLSDVSEMKQDLIKMSAILTADSTEKSPSLGGCGVEKGTEEVSGEPLEIMEKDLEKVKQDLEKVSKILRSGTYEGEAAEEAAKAARVAEEWVLLSDTEIEEAKEMAALEIQEPVLRESRANRGAPRPKAIKDSGDLKEYLLDAPVSSKTKAKKEPVTQERFTDVVLRKSGKPTTPTKVHDKTTAGDIKKPVRKKGKDQGQTEELTEAGALLSVPKAPAPKSPVSPVVEETPIGSIKDKVKALQQKVEAEQRSKKVTGSKPSQLPVMSKSSSKAKESPKSKQGPPKSPKADSEKLEETMSVKELMQAFQTGQDPSKRKSGLFELKTTKTKSETETIQSKSMTKALTSRVSQEKEVSLDSKPQKKETTGQDRGKDTKAVPTTESELTETVDFGNGGLDDSSDSLKHEGAAESLSASSGNGTPHLSSEDSDKHEGLATPGTSPESLCLSPKTGQQISMAGSVKTEHKDTDKSGDSALGATGNQLSTELSPPVSSSNSADDHITSESLSVVRSESKPSKPQKLVKRVSETVETFLSDDESPDHQLVLPLAGSPAFRSFFQSHESLELPLKQDSDTLSPIADDSLTISHRDSLDGSPLLEENSSHKSPDSIEPSPTKESPPQDSLENSPVEQKSYPCFPPAPGQPSKSRSHPEPSKEPDYPQDVLRGRLLRDHEASADDDSCEQTSQMTSSGKSPLSPDTPSSEEVSYEVTPKPPDHTLLYVPSKPTAIPEDPEEEDTSESYEVKRKITPEDEMFKMAAKIKTFDEMEQEEKSKKNSRKDLFPSADAKIGEDSYETLEATSEKLSQSECGLNRPTEESQLALFNDPHNKVQPPSPFSAGLHEGSHNKEAKKTTTASVTSEGPHSVSDQHLSKAKPEAAQQQRVQSVKDDKDSSDKKSSITSSTENRTDEQKEESLRKSKENRDNNGQALGQQSGLIKPSSNVTDEVKGDHREHPAAPEAGLGATVTPGQKQEMFKPEVCVYDDAEEDDEAPVVPRTESKGVTAKVDSDSWPAMREDDATFAARVKEEEQKILNLVVDRQSLQATPDTTPGRTPTEDSTPTSEPNPFLFQEGKLFEMTRSGAIDMTKRSYEEEGGGFAFFQIGEQPLEEPLLEDDRQEGRGSAAESEVGLNLTLQVKTEEAENLTQTTALQCQSPADSDQLTSKADASKSKIPKMGISASGKPTKKDKTSPEDTETKKDADLNEGFLDLDKGSPDQMITNVQTAESTVTRSVYSEQGQESSDSSPEEPQSVIEAPKASGKSKQSASSGVKKTPVKTKAKSAPHGRGKSTTPSQSHSTSSSTALKKESSFTSDSKSRIPVKASAVKPDSTAKRAESTQEKKLRVPVKKDTRRKSETDIGPSVDVKTKTPSSKAKSFCQEESTRPKKEQGRPLSAESAKSKGFQSRLPVRGKSGQSSQTSTPTKEKSNVPKEPFEFFEEISDEAAKLVARLAQAQAEAEKQQEAAIHSDDESSLVDSSLIERETFPEMQFPPSGDIFPIRPLWDDPVETQMQRIPDDKVQSQVDPQDEAERKEQRLAIIADHLGFSWTELARELNFSEERINLIRIENPNSLQDQSHALLNLWAEQEGKDTAESTLIKRLTKINRMDIVHLIETKIMKSTQDETSSHTYAEIEQTIALDHSEGFSALHEDMDSPSTGRRTEAARSSPGSGREVPVVSAEDLSSSLSSLHEAPGRSEADSTATGFLRNAQKEKLQKQMETTYTSQRIYEEVMDPVHTGSYKQEVAAELGMLSSDSSEDEVVTTRVVRRRVIIQADNLPDIPPQTVTEEKFIDEQGNMVVKKITRKVIRKYVSADGMETQEVTVEGSHQETVQIEEGDSVSRVVRRTVLHSEGDQQELTFSEPLALAGATASAFEVEPVQGRKVSKVVKTTVVRGERMEKQTGDPSLAADLPSAREDFEKALSYAGGFGKVLLPHVVEREIVQEDGSVLKRSRMRKSRTQKRTVVRDAQGKQVHLERLDDTPDALQPDALQQHLHRLLQRYCEDEHPEEEEDEEDEEKS; this is translated from the exons ATGGGCAACACGGCTATGTGCAAGGTGTGTGGCTCAGACAAGGGCCTCAGGACGGTCGGGAGCCTCTCTGACCTGGACCACAATGCTTTGCCCGACTACTACTGTGTGGATCATTTCCCCCTGCAGCCCCCACTGATTGTG TCGGACAGCAACACTAGTTTCCTGCGAGCAGCCAGGGCGGGGAACATTGATAAAGTTTTGGAATATCTAAAAGGAGGAGTTGACATCAGCACCTGCAACCAG AATGGGCTCAATGCGCTACACCTGGCAGCCAAGGAGGGCCACATGGACCtggtccaggagctgctggacagaggagcgGCGGTGGATTCAGCCACAAAG AAAGGAAACACGGCTCTCCACATATCCTCTCTAGCTGGACAGGCTGAAGTGGTGAAGACCTTGGTCAAACGAGGAGCTGACATCAACGCTCAGTCTCAG AATGGATTCACTCCTCTGTACATGGCTGCGCAGGAGAATCACCTGGATGTGGTGCGGTACCTCCTTGAAAACGGAGGCAACCAGAGCACTGCTACAGAG GATGGCTTCACGCCTCTGGCCATCGCCCTCCAGCAGGGCCACAATCAAGTGGTTTCTGTCCTCCTGGAGAACGATACCAAAGGCAAGGTCCGCCTGCCCGCCTTGCACATCGCTGCACGCAAGGACGACACCAAGTCGGCTGCGCTGCTCCTGCAGAACGACCACAACGCTGACGTCCAGTCGAAG ATGATGGTCAATAGGACTACTGAG AGTGGATTCACCCCTCTGCATATCGCCGCCCACTACGGCAACGTCAACGTGGCCACACTCCTGCTGAACCGGGGGGCAGCGGTCGACTTCACCGCGAGG AACGGGATCACCCCCCTACATGTGGCCTCCAAGCGTGGAAACACTAACATGGTTTGCCTGTTACTGGACCGTGGCTCCCAGATTGACGCTAAAACAAGG GATGGCCTCACTCCGCTCCACTGTGCAGCCCGGAGTGGTCATGATacagctgtggagctgctgctggagcgagGAGCGCCCCTACTGGCCAGAACAAAG AACGGGCTGTCTCCTCTCCACATGGCGGCACAAGGTGATCATGTTGAATGTGTGaaacacctgctgcagcacaaggcccCGGTCGATGACGTCACGTTGGACTACTTGACAGCACTGCATGTGGCAGCGCACTGTGGTCACTACAGAGTCACCAAACTGCTGCTGGACAAGAGGGCCAACCCCAACGCCAGGGCGCTG AACGGCTTCACTCCGCTGCACATTGCCTGTAAGAAAAACCGTGTGAaagtgatggagctgctggtcaAATATGGAGCCTCCATCCAGGCCATCACAGAG TCTGGTTTGACTCCCATCCACGTAGCAGCCTTCATGGGTCATCTGAACATtgtcttgctgctgctgcaaaatgGGGCTTCGCCTGATGTCAGCAACATT CGTGGGGAGACAGCCCTGCACATGGCCGCCAGGGCAGGACAGGTGGAGGTGGTCCGATGTCTGCTGAGGAATGGAGCCATGGTGGATGCACGGGCGCGG GAGGACCAGACTCCCCTGCACATCGCCTCTCGTCTGGGAAAAACCGAGATTGTCCAGTTGCTTCTGCAGCACATGGCCCATCCCGATGCGGCCACAACCAACGGCTACACCCCGCTACACATATCGGCCAGGGAGGGGCAGGTGGAGACGGCCTcggtgctgctggaggccggCGCTTCACACTCATTGGCCACCAAG AAAGGTTTTACTCCCCTGCACGTGGCCTCTAAGTACGGAAGCCTGGACGTGGCCAAGCTTTTGCTGCAGCGGCACGCTCCTCCTGACTCTGCTGGGAAG AACGGCCTCACCCCGCTCCATGTTGCAGCGCATTACGATAACCAGAAGGTGGCGCTCTTGCTTTTGGACAAAGGAGCGTCCTCCCACGCCATGGCCAAG AACGGGTACACGCCTCTTCACATCGCAGCCAAGAAGAACCAGATGGAAATAGCCACGGTTCTGCTACAGTACGGAGCCGAGACCAACATCCTGACGAAGCAGGGCGTCACGCCGCTCCACCTGGCTTCGCAGGAGGGCCACGCTGACATGGCTGCTCTGCTCATGAGCAAGGGAGCTCAGGTCAACATCCCCACCAAG AGCGGCCTGACTGCCCTCCATCTGGCAGCGCAGGAGGACAAAGTGGCCGTCGCAGAGATCCTGGCCAGAAACGGAGCCAACCTGGACCAGCAGACCAAA TTGGGCTACACTCCTCTTATTGTAGCTTGTCACTATGGAAACGCAAAAATGGTCAACTTCCTGCTGCAGAACGGAGCCAACGTCAACGCCAAGACCAAG aACGGATACACTCCCCTTCACCAGGCGGCCCAGCAGGGCAACACGCACATCATCAACGTGCTGCTGCAGTACGGTGCCAAGCCCAACGCCATCACTGTG AATGGAAACACCGCTCTGGGGATTGCTCGGCGGCTCGGCTACATTTCTGTGGTGGACACGCTGAGGGTCGTCACGGAGGAGATCATCACCACCACAACA ACGgtgacagagaaacacaagctGAACGTTCCAGAGACCATGACCGAAGTGCTGGATGTCTCTGATGAAGAGG GTTGCCAGTTTACTGTTGGCACCACAGCGTCTCAGTCTAACCACA GTGAGGACACGATGACCGGTGATGGAGGGGAGTATCTGAGGGCCGAGGACCTGAGGGAGCTGGGAGACGACTCCCTGCCAGGACAGTACTTGGATGGGATGAACTACCTCCGCTTCAGCCTGGAGGCGGGACGCACGGACAG ttcgGACAGGTCCTTCACACCCACCCATCACAGTTACTACTCCCCTAAACATGAAGGCttgatggaggagctgctcaccAGTCATCAG GTTTCGTCGCTTACCAGGGAGAATGAGAGGGATTCATACAGACTGAGCTGGGGAACAGAAAACCTGGACAACGTGGCTTTGTCCTCCAGCCCCATCCACTCTGG CCATTCCTCTCCGTGCCACGATCATGGAGACCACAGCAG CTTTCTGGTCAGCTTCATGGTGGACGCCAGAGGCGGGGCCATGCGCGGTTGCCGGCACAACGGCCTGCGCATCATCATCCCCCCCAGGAAGTGCAGCGCCCCCACACGCGTGACCTGCCGGCTGGTGAAGAGGCACCGTCTGGCCACCATGCCCCCCATGGTTGAGGGCGAGGGCTTGGCCAGCAGGCTCATTGAGGTCGGGCCGTCAGGAGCCCAGTTCCTCGG TAAACTGCACCTCCCCAGTGCCCCTCCGCCTCTTAATGAGGGAGAGAGTTTGGTTAGCAGAATCCTCCAGCTCGGCCCACCGGGAACAAAATTCCTTGG tccTGTCATTGTAGAAATCCCCCATTTCGCTGCCCTGCGGGGGAATGAGAGGGAGCTGGTGATCCTGAGGAGTGAGACGGGGGAAAGCTGGAAGGAGCACCACTGTGAACACACCCAGGAGGAACTCAACCAGATACTCAATGGCATGGATGAGG AGCTGGACACgcccgaggagctggagaggaagcgCATTTGCCGCATCATCACTAGAGATTTTCCACAGTACTTTGCAGTGGTGTCGCGCATCAAGCAGGACAGTAATCTGATTGGCCCAGAGGGAGGCATTCTGAGCAGCACAGTTGTGCCCCAAGTGcaggcagtgtttcctgagggggCCCTCACCAAGAGAATCAGGGTCGGGCTGCAG GCTCAGCCAGTGGGAGTAGATGTAGTGAGAAAGATCCTGGGAAACAAGGCCACCTTCAGCCCCATCGTCACCTTGGAGCCTCGCAGGAGGAAGTTCCATAAACCCATCACCATGACCATCCCTGTCCCCAAGAGCAACTCTGACCCAGTCCTCAACGGCTTCGGAGGGGACACCCCCACCTTACGGCTGCTCTGTAGTATAACTG gtggaacAACTCCAGCCCAGTGGGAGGACATAACTGGAACAACTCCGTTAACGTTTATCAATGACTGTGTTTCCTTTACCACCAATGTGTCCGCTAG GTTTTGGCTCATAGACTGTCGTCAGGTTCAGGAGTCGGTCAACTTCTCCACTCAGGTGTATCGGGAGATCATCTGTGTCCCTTACATGGCCAAGTTCGTCATCTTTGCCAAGACCCACGACCCCATCGAGGCCCGACTGCGCTGCTTCTGCATGACCGATGACAAGATCGACAAaacgctggagcagcaggagaattTCACCGAGGTGGCCCGAAGCCGAGACGTGGAG GTCCTGGAAGGCAAACCTATCTATGCAGACTGCTTTGGAAACCTGGTTCCTCTCACTAAGAGCGGCCAGCATCACCTCTTCAGCTTCTTTGCCTTTAAGGAGAACAGACTCGCCCTCTTCATCAAA ATCAGAGACAACACTCAGGAGCCTTGTGGTCGTCTGTCCTTCATGAAAGAACCCAGGAACTACCGATCGCTTACCCAGAATGCCATATGCAACCTCAACATCACCCTCCCGTCGTACtgcaag GAGTCCGATTCAGACCAGGAACAAGAGGAAGAG ACCAGCAGAACACGAGATAAAT ATGAAGAGACGGAGACATCAGTCCTGAAATCAGAGCTGATTCGAGAGCCAGACCTGCTATCCGACGTGTCAGAGATGAAGCAAGATTTGATTAAAATGAGTGCCATCTTGACTGCAGACTCCACAGAGAAATCCCCTTCCTTAGGAGGGTGTGGCGTAGAGAAAGGGACTGAGGAAGTATCTGGAGAACCATTAGAAATAATGGAGAAGGACTTAGAGAAAGTCAAACAGGACCTAGAGAAAGTCAGTAAGATACTGAGAAGTGGAACATATGAGGGCGAGGCAGCGGAAGAGGCAGCAAAAGCAGCTAGAGTGGCTGAGGAGTGGGTTCTCCTCTCAGACACTGAGATAGAAGAGGCCAAAGAGATGGCTGCCTTAGAAATTCAAGAGCCTGTCTTACGGGAAAGTAGAGCCAACAGAGGGGCTCCAAGACCCAAAGCCATAAAGGACAGTGGGGATCTTAAGGAATATTTGCTGGATGCACCAGTAAGCTCcaagacaaaagcaaaaaaagagcCAGTCACCCAAGAAAGATTTACTGATGTTGTTCTACGCAAAAGTGGGAAGCCAACCACTCCAACCAAAGTACATGACAAAACCACGGCTGGTGACATTAAAAAGCCAGTCAGAAAGAAGGGGAAAGACCAAGGGCAGACAGAGGAACTGACAGAGGCGGGTGCTCTTCTAAGTGTGCCTAAAGCCCCTGCCCCAAAGTCACCTGTATCCCCAGTGGTTGAAGAAACTCCCATTGGATCTATAAAGGACAAAGTCAAAGCCTTACAACAAAAAGTAGAGGCAGAACAAAGAAGCAAAAAGGTCACTGGAAGCAAGCCGTCACAATTGCCTGTTATGAGTAAATCCTCTTCAAAAGCCAAAGAAAGCCCTAAATCAAAACAGGGCCCTCCTAAATCCCCCAAAGCTGATTCAGAAAAGCTTGAGGAGACAATGTCAGTTAAAGAGCTGATGCAAGCTTTCCAAACAGGGCAAGACCCCTCAAAGAGAAAGTCTGGGCTATTTGAGCTcaaaactacaaagacaaaatCAGAAACCGAAACCATCCAATCAAAATCAATGACCAAAGCACTAACCTCACGTGTTTCCCAAGAGAAAGAAGTATCTTTGGATTCCAAACCACAGAAGAAAGAGACTACTGGGCAAGACAGAGGGAAAGACACCAAGGCAGTTCCTACCACAGAGTCAGAGCTAACAGAAACTGTAGACTTTGGAAATGGTGGCCTTGATGATAGCTCTGACAGCTTAAAGCACGAGGGTGCAGCTGAATCACTAAGTGCCAGTTCTGGAAATGGAACACCTCATCTGAGCTCTGAGGACAGTGATAAACATGAGGGTCTAGCCACCCCAGGCACAAGTCCTGAAAGTCTTTGTCTTTCACCTAAAACTGGACAACAGATCAGTATGGCTGGTTCAGTCAAAACAGAACATAAAGATACAGACAAGTCTGGAGACTCTGCTCTAGGGGCCACTGGTAACCAACTGTCAACAGAGTTGAGCCCACCTGTGTCTTCCAGCAACTCTGCAGATGACCACATTACAAGTGAGTCTTTGTCTGTTGTGAGGAGCGAGTCTAAACCATCTAAACCTCAAAAGCTTGTAAAGAGAGTTTCAGAGACTGTAGAAACTTTTCTTAGTGATGATGAGAGCCCTGATCATCAGTTAGTGTTGCCCTTAGCTGGATCTCCAGCCTTTAGATCATTTTTTCAGTCTCATGAAAGCTTAGAGCTGCCTTTAAAACAAGACTCAGATACGCTCAGTCCAATAGCTGATGATTCTTTGACAATAAGCCACAGAGACTCTCTAGATGGTAGTCCTCTATTGGAAGAAAATTCTTCTCATAAGTCCCCAGACTCTATTGAACCTAGTCCAACCAAGGAATCTCCCCCTCAGGACTCTTTAGAAAACAGCCCTGTAGAGCAAAAAAGCTACCCATGCTTCCCACCAGCACCAGGCCAACCTAGTAAATCCCGTAGCCATCCAGAGCCCTCCAAAGAGCCAGATTACCCCCAGGATGTTTTGCGTGGTAGACTGCTTCGAGACCATGAGGCTAGTGCGGACGATGACAGTTGTGAGCAGACATCTCAGATGACGAGCTCTGGTAAGAGTCCCCTCTCCCCTGACACTCCTAGTTCTGAAGAGGTAAGTTATGAGGTAACCCCCAAACCCCCTGACCATACACTCCTCTATGTTCCATCCAAACCAACTGCTATCCCTGAAGACCCAGAAGAAGAGGATACGTCAGAGAGCTATGAAGTTAAGAGAAAAATCACTCCAGAGGATGAAATGTTTAAGATGGcagccaaaataaaaacatttgatgaAATGGAGCAAGAAGAGAAGAGCAAAAAGAACTCTAGGAAAGATTTGTTTCCCTCAGCAGATGCCAAAATAGGGGAAGACAGCTATGAAACATTAGAGGCCACAAGTGAGAAGCTTTCACAAAGTGAATGTGGGCTCAACAGACCCACAGAAGAGTCACAGTTAGCTCTTTTTAATGATCCACATAATAAAGTacaacctccctctcctttttCAGCAGGTTTGCATGAAGGATCCCACAACAAAGAGgccaagaaaacaacaacagccagTGTCACTTCAGAGGGACCTCATTCTGTCTCAGACCAGCATCTTTCAAAAGCCAAACCAGAAGCTGCACAGCAACAAAGAGTCCAATCTGTAAAAGATGATAAAGACAGTAGTGACAAAAAGTCTTCCATAACATCAAGCACTGAAAACAGGACAGATGAACAAAAGGAGGAGAGTTTAAGGAAGTCAAAGGAAAATAGAGATAATAATGGTCAAGCATTAGGTCAGCAAAGTGGTCTAATAAAACCAAGTAGCAATGTAACAGATGAAGTGAAAGGAGATCACAGGGAGCATCCAGCTGCACCAGAGGCTGGACTTGGTGCCACTGTTACCCCAGGACAAAAGCAAGAAATGTTTAAACCAGAGGTCTGTGTCTATGATGATGCAGAAGAGGATGATGAGGCCCCAGTAGTTCCCAGAACAGAGTCCAAAGGTGTCACTGCTAAGGTAGACAGTGACTCTTGGCCGGCCATGCGGGAGGACGATGCCACCTTTGCAGCTCGCGTcaaggaggaagagcagaagaTATTAAATCTGGTGGTGGATCGTCAGTCTCTGCAAGCAACTCCAGACACAACGCCTGGTAGAACACCAACAGAAGACAGCACTCCCACCAGTGAACCCAACCCTTTTCTGTTCCAAGAAGGAAAGCTCTTTGAGATGACACGAAGCGGCGCTATTGATATGACTAAGAGGAGctatgaggaggaggggggtggttTTGCCTTTTTCCAGATAGGTGAACAGCCTTTAGAGGAGCCTCTTTTAGAAGATGACAGACAAGAAGGTAGGGGATCAGCAGCAGAATCAGAGGTTGGCCTCAATCTAACGCTACAGGTGAAAACAGAGGAAGCTGAGAATTtaacacaaaccacagctttACAATGTCAGTCCCCAGCTGATAGTGATCAGCTGACGTCTAAAGCTGATGCCTCTAAATCTAAAATTCCTAAAATGGGCATTTCAGCTTCAGGCAAACCTACAAAAAAAGATAAGACATCCCCTGAGGACACTGAAACTAAAAAAGATGCAGATTTAAATGAGGGATTTTTAGATTTAGACAAAGGTTCCCCTGACCAAATGATAACAAATGTACAGACAGCAGAATCTACAGTCACTAGATCTGTGTACTCTGAACAAGGCCAAGAATCCTCTGATTCCTCTCCTGAGGAACCACAGTCAGTGATAGAAGCCCCCAAAGCATCAGGCAAGTCTAAGCAAAGTGCTTCAAGTGGAGTTAAAAAGACCCCAGTCAAAACCAAAGCGAAGTCTGCCCCTCACGGTCGGGGTAAATCCACAACTCCCTCACAATCTCATTCAACATCCTCATCAACCGCTCTTAAAAAAGAATCTTCTTTTACTTCCGACTCAAAATCTAGAATCCCTGTCAAGGCTAGCGCTGTCAAGCCTGACTCCACTGCCAAACGCGCTGAATCTACCCAAGAGAAAAAGCTTAGAGTTCCTGTGAAAAAGGACACAAGGAGAAAATCTGAGACAGACATAGGTCCCTCTGTGGATGTCAAAACCAAGACCCCCTCTTCCAAAGCCAAGAGCTTTTGTCAGGAAGAGTCTACCAGACCTAAAAAAGAACAGGGTCGCCCCTTGAGTGCCGAGTCAGCAAAATCTAAAGGCTTCCAGTCCAGATTGCCAGTCCGGGGTAAAAGTGGTCAGTCATCTCAGACGTCAACACCCACTAAAGAGAAAAGTAACGTGCCCAAAGAGCCCTTTGAATTCTTTGAAGAGATAAGCGATGAAGCAGCAAAACTTGTGGCAAGGTTGGCACAGGcgcaggcagaggcagagaaacaacagGAGGCCGCCATCCACTCAGACGATGAGAGCAGTCTCGTTGATTCGTCACTTATAGAAAGAGAAACTTTCCCTGAGATGCAGTTCCCTCCCTCAGGAGACATCTTTCCCATTAGACCACTGTGGGATGACCCTGTTGAGACACAGATGCAGCGAATCCCAGATGATAAAGTCCAAAGTCAAG TAGATCCACAGGatgaagcagagagaaaagagcaaCGGTTGGCCATTATAGCCGACCACCTGGGCTTCAGCTGGACAG AGCTGGCTAGAGAACTGAACTTCAGTGAAGAAAGGATTAACCTGATACGGATAGAAAACCCTAACTCGCTTCAGGATCAAAGTCATGCCCTGCTGAACCTCTGGGCAGAGCAGGAGGGAAAGGACACCGCAG AATCAACTCTGATCAAAAGACTGACGAAGATCAACCGAATGGACATCGTTCATCTAATAGAAACAAAGATAATGAAGTCCACTCAGGACGAGACGTCATCACACACCTATGCAGAAATCGAACAGACTATAGCACTCGACCATAGTGAAG GGTTTTCTGCTCTTCATGAAGACATGGACAGCCCCAGTACGGGCAGGCGCACCGAGGCTGCACGTAGCAGTCCAGGCTCGGGGCGCGAGGTGCCCGTGGTGTCCGCCGAGGACCTGTCCTCCAGTTTGTCGTCACTTCATGAGGCACCAGGACGATCGGAGGCAGACTCCACAGCGACAGGGTTCCTTAGAAATGCCCAGAAAGAGAAGCTGCAAAAGCAGATGGAGACAACATA CACATCGCAAAGAATATACGAGGAAGTGATGGACCCTGTGCACACTGGCAGTTATAAACAA